The nucleotide sequence TATCGCAAATCAGACCGATTGTATTGTTATTTGCGGAACAACCGGCGAATCTTCAACTATGCCGGACGAAGAACATAAGTCTGTAATAAAATTCACTGCTGAAAAAGTTAACAAAAGGATTCCGGTAATCGCCGGAACCGGCAGCAACGATACAGCCCATGCAATAGAACTGAGCAAGTATGCTGAAAGCGTAGGGGCAGACGGACTGCTTATAGTTACCCCGTATTATAATAAAACAACTCAAAAAGGTTTATACCTTCACACCAAAGCAATTGCGGACAGCGTTAATATCCCGATAGTGCTTTATAATATCCCGGGCAGAACCGGCGGACTTTCATTCTCCCTGGATACATTAAAAGAACTTGCAAAAATTCCAAATATAAACGCTATAAAAGAAGCCACAGGCAATCTTTCATTTGTAGCAAATATTGCGGCGGAAACTGACCTAAATATATATTCAGGAAATGACGATATTATTGTTCCTGTTATGTCTTTGGGCGGTAAAGGAGTTATTTCAGTCGTTGCCAATATATTGCCGAAAGAAACGCATGATATTTGCAAACTTTACGAAACCGGAGAGACTGAAAAATCAAAGGAACTGTTTTTGAGTTTAATAAAGCTTATTAATACACTATTTATTGAAGTTAACCCTATACCTGTCAAAACTGCTATGAATTGTTTAGGATATAAGGTTGGTCCTCTAAGAATGCCGCTCTGTGATATGTCGGATAAGAATTTAGAGACTCTTAAAAATGTTTTAAAAGAAAATAATGTAAAGTGTTTGCTTTAATATACTAAAACAGAAAGACAGTGATACAAATGACAAATATACTACTAAGCGGCGCTAACGGAAACATGGGACGCGCTGTTACCAGAACAGTGGAAAATAATGACAAAGTCAAAATCACAGCAGGATACGACATAAACACGGTTAAAAACTCTGACTTTCCTGTCTACGATAATTTAGATGAAGTCAAAGAACCCTTTGACGTTATAATTGACTTTTCTCATCCGTCTGTATTTGACAGCATACTTGAATTCTCGGTTAAGACAAAAACTCCTGCTGTTATTTGCACAACGGGACTTTCAGGAGAGCAGATTTCAAAAATGAAGGCGGCTTCTAAAAAAGCGCCTATCTTTTTCTCAGCAAATATGTCTCTCGGCGTAAATCTTTTAATTGACTTGGTATGCAAAGCGGCGAAGCTGCTTGACGGAAGCTTTGATATTGAAATAATTGAAAAGCACCATAACCAAAAGCTTGACGCGCCAAGCGGAACCGCACTCGCAATTGCTGACGCTATTTCTGACGCAGTAAGTTTTGACACCGAGTATATTTATGACAGACATAATGTACGTAAAAAGCGTGATAAATCTGAAATAGGTATACACGCTGTCCGCGGCGGCACCATTGTTGGCGAACACGATGTTATATTTGCCGGCAATGATGAAATAATAGAAATAAAACACAGTGCTTCATCAAAAGAAGTTTTTGCTGTCGGCGCTGTAAAAGCCGCAGTTTTCATGAAAGGAAAGCCCTGCGGTATGTATGATATGAAAGATTTGATTGAGCAGTCTTAGTTTGAATGTATAAACCACATTTTATATATTGGAGGTTATCACATGATTAAAACCATCACCGATATTGAGTTTTTTCCGGAGGTTGCCATTGTTACATTAAATAATATTCCAAACACTCCGAGCAGTATTGCAAACATTCTCAGCGTTATTGCAGAGAACGGCATAAGCATAGATATGATTAGTCAAACCGAACCATACAAAGATAAGATAAACTTATCATTTACACTTTCTCAGGATGATTTGAGCGAGGTTATCGGGCTTACAGGAAAGTTTAAGTCTCTTGCCCCGTCTATTAAAGCCGACATAAACGGAAACAACACTAAAATCCTGCTGAGCGGTGATGGTATGAGGTCTGAGTCAGGCGTAGCAGCTGAACTGTTTTCGCTGTTTGCCAAAGAAAATATCCGCGTTAAGCTTATAACAACAGCTGAGACGGAAATCTCATGTCTTATAGATATAAAAGATGTTGAAGCTGCTAAAAAGATTCTTTTATAATAACTTAAATATTTAAAGAATCAGTATTTGAAGTGACTTTTAAAGATTAAACAAAAACAATATTAAATAAAATGAGTTCGGAATTATACCGGACTCTTTTTATTTAATTAATTGAGTATATCTTTAAATTATTAACTGCTCTATTAATAGAATTTATGAAAATACAATTTATAAAGCCGTTCATGTTTTCCACACCAAAATAATATATCAATTATATTGGATAGGAAACAAAAAACTGGGCAAAAAAGTTAAGGTCATGTAAAATAGAAAGTATAATATGTAAGAGCAGGAAACAGGTAGGATTATATATGTGTGCTAGTCGACCTGTTTAATTAGGAAATCATAGGTTACAGCGCAGGAAAGAACAAAGATGCTGCATTGGTAGTCAAGGCGTTTAGCAGAATAAATATAAATCCGGAGAAAATACAGATATTTCACACAGATAGAGGAAACGAGTTTAAAAACAGAACACTGGATAAAACGCTTGAGACATTCCACATAGACCGCTCACTGAGCAAGAAAAGGCTGTTCCTATGACGATGCGCAGCGGAAACCACATTTAAAATCATAAAGACTAAATTTGTAAAAGGTCAAGAATATGAAACATTGGAACAATGCGATATGAATTATCGGATTATGTAAACTGGTTTAACAATCACAGAATTCACTCATCACTGGACTATATGACCCCGAAAGAATATCGGCTTACTAACCTTAAATAAGTTGTCTAATTTAGTGTTGACTATCCACATTGAAGGTTTATCAAAACAAGTTACTTTGCATCACACCCACCTCGTATAATAAAGTAGTAGTTAATATTGTTCGATTTTAAGGGCATGTGCTATAATGTTATTAGATACTGTGGATTAGTTACACCCACCTACCACTTGATGGTTTCTTGAAGGCTCTAACCACAGTCTCTTTATACATTTGTTAATTAGTTAGATACCGCACGACGGTTTATTTAGAACGAGGTTACAATCGTAAAGAGTATCTGTGGTCTAAAAACAGTATCAAATATTTTTCAAAGGAGTTTTTAGTATGATTTTTGTTGGTATCGATGTTGCAAAGGACAAGCACGACTGCTTCATTTGCAATTCTGACGGCGAGGTTTTATTTAATGCTTTTACTATTCAGAACACTATAGAAGGTTTTAATTCTCTTTATCAAAGAATTGAATCTGTTTCAAAAGATTTTAACAAAGTAAAAGTAGGGCTTGAAGCTACAGGACATTACTCATACAATCTTTTGGGTTATCTTCTTGATAAAGGTTTGACTACCTTTGTTATCAATCCATTAAATACCAATCTCTTCAGAAAGTCTCTCAGCCTCAGAAAGACTAAAACGGATAAAATTGATGCCCATACAATCGCTATGATGTTAATGTCTAATGTAGACTTAAAGTCCTACTCAGATATATTATATCACAACGAAGAATTAAAGTCACTAACCAGATACAGATTTTATAAAGTTTCTGAAAGAGCAAAACTCAAAACCACTGTTTCCCGGCTTGTGAACATACTTTTCCCGGAACTTGAAAAACTTGTTCCTTCGCTGCATATAAAATCTGTCTATACTATGCTTTCAGAGTTCCCGTCAGCCCATCATATTGCAGAAGCCCACTTAACGAAGCTTACAAACCTGCTGCATACTGCATCTAGAGGCAGATATGGCAAAGATACTGCAATTGGTTTTAGGGAAGCCGCAAAAAACTCAATCGGTTCAGACATGCCAGCAAAATCTCTTGAGCTAAAGCATACCATAAAGCTAATACAAGAACTTACAGCAGAAATTGAGGAGATAGAAGCAGAAATCAAGCATATTATGGATAACATAAACACGCCTATTCTGTCTATCCCGGGTATCAGTTACACAATGGGAGCTATGATAGTAGCAGAAATAGGTGATTTCAGTAAGTTTTCATCTCCTGATAAAATACTTGCGTATTCAGGAATGTCACCATCAACGTATCAGTCAGGACAAATAACCAATAGCTATTCACACATGGAGAAACGAGGATCGCGTTACCTTCGGTACGCATTATACAATGCAGCAAAATATGTATGTCATTGGGATGAAACCTTCAAGAATTATCTAGCAAAAAAGCGAACTGAGGGAAAACATTACAATGTTGCAATATCTCATGCAGTAAAAAAGCTAGTGAGAGTAATCTATCATTTACAGAAAACGGGTCAGAGTTACCAAGCCGTTTGAGTTTATGTAATACTGTATTTTTAATATTATTTTTTTAAGCAATTTACTATTGCTTTATTTGACATACAATTTTCTAGTTTCCTTATTTGACCGAAAAGATTTTAACTTTTTTTATTTTTCTATTGACTTTTAATAGTTAGTCTGTAAAGGTGGGGTCACAGACGTGAATGCTATAATAAAACAAACCGCTTTGTATCACTCCCACCTTTCAGCTGGGGTCACAATTATAAGCCATACATATCGGCAAGTATTTTCTTTTCAATACTTGCATAATCGGTTTTGTTGGTGTCTTTATAATTATTAAATTTACTGTTTCTCATATCATCCTTTTTCTGTCCGCTTCTCTCCTCCCACTGAAGTATAGCTAGATAATGGTTATTATACTTATATCCCTTAAGCTCCAAGCCTTCCGAAAACGTCTCTATCCACTTTTCCCAGTCTTTAGGCAGCTTTTCTCTTAGCTGTTTAATCTCTTCTTCTGTTAATAACACATTATTGTATTTTCCATACTTGTGTTTTAACTCCTTGCACTCTTCCGCTTCCGGCACATCATTTACTTTACTTTTATTTACTTTACTTTCTTTTCTTTCCTTTATTTTACTTTGTGTAAAAATGTATACATTTTCTTCAGAAATGTTAACATTTTCGCCCTTTATGTATACATTTTCAAAGCTGTCGGGCACACTAATTAAAAGGTATTTCTTCTCGACTTCAAAACGCTTCCTTCTTGAGCACATTTTCATACATCTTTCCTGTATCCCTTTTGATGTTAGAATTTTGTACTTCTCATACAGCGTCCTGTCAAAAATACCTCTTTTAAATGCTGCGTTCAATATTTCAGAAACGGCATTGACACCAACCCCTGTTTTGTGGGAAAACATCAATGCAACCTCTTCATCAAATTCACAGTAATAACCTCTGCTGCCGTATATTCTCATCCACAGCTTAACGATTACCGCAAACCCTATTAACCCGAATTCTGCTTCTATAAGCTCCATCTTATCACTAAGATGCACGTCTAAAGGAAAGAAATCAAATGCTTCTTTTCCCATAAGAATTCTCCTTTGGAACAACGCTGCAACCCTATTTATACGAACGGCAACGCCACCCCTGTTACGGAACAACATTACAACCCGCCTTTTCAGCAAACGGTAATGCCACCCCAAATTTTATATTATTTTTTTTAAATTTACGCTGTCAGTTATTATAACCGCAAAACTGCTGTGAATTGTTATTTCGCATGACAGCGGAGCATCATATATATGAATCTATTATCATTGTAAATTAACTTTAGTGCCAGTGCGTGACATAGTATAATATACTTTAATTATCAATATATTTTATTAGTCTTAATTTACTTAAGTATCATATATAATTCTGAATTTAAGTTCTGATAAACAATTAATCCCCAATTTGGATTTAATCAGAAAAATCGTTTTTTATCGGTTATGCCAATTCCTAAATACTTTATTGCTTTATCCATAACACCATTAATTATTTTGTTTCATCTTTTAAATACATTTAAGTTTTAAAAAATACAGTGAAGTCAACTGTTTCTGATTTATGCCCGGCTGATTGGGTAAATGAAGATTTTTCTAAGATGCTGAATTTATAAAAAAATATAGTAGAAAGGATTATTGAGCATAGAATATTCTAATAATATAACCTGATACGGTATGGGAGAAAATTTTATATTTAATTATAATGACAAAAAATTTTTGTATAGTCTATGTTAAACTACAGAGTGAATTTTTAACATCCCTAATTTTTATTATTTTCAAAATTTATATCATAAAAGTATCAAATATTAAATTATTTATATATCTTCTTGTAGCCAAACATTTTTAATATGATATATTATTTCTGTAGATTTTATATATTAAACCATTTGTTATTCCAAGTATTTATAATATCCTCTTTATATTATTTACTATATTTTAATATAATTTTTTATTTTTTAACATTTTTTAAAAAATATATTGCTTTATATTACATTATGTGATATAAAATAAGTAACAGAAAAAAATAAACATATTTAGTATAAGCTTAAGAAATTAAACCAATTAAAAAGTTATAAATATAAAATTATCTCTAAAGATATAATAAAATTATATAGGTGCGAATGGTAAGCTCACATAAAATTGCCGGGAGGTTCGCACCATTAAAAACAATGATATATAATAAAAAATGTATGTAATAATTAATCTTATATTATATATTTTGCTAAAAAAGCAAAATATACTAGATTAAAGGAATACAAATATTATTTTTTATATATTTTTGCAGTCGCACCCCACAAGGGTGCGTGGATTGAAATTCTTTAACATTTTTGTTAATAGGTGGCGCACTTTTGTCGCACCCCCCTCAAGGGTGCGTGGATTGAAATAAATAAATCCGTCTTATGACAGTCTATTTGGCTACAGTCGCACCCCACATGGGTGCGTGAATTGAAATGATGTATCATCTGCGTACTTATTAGGAGACGTAGGTCGCACCCCTCAAGGGTGCGTGGATTGAAATAATTTCAAATAATGCTATATCCTTTAAATTTCCATGTCGCACCCCTCAAGGGTGCGTGGATTGAAATGCAAAATCTCTGTATAAGCGTATAATCGCTATACACGTCGCACCCCTCAAGGGTGCGTGGATTGAAATGGACAATATTATATGGTGCCTTATGAAACAACTGTTGTCGCACCCCACATGGGTGCGTGAATTAAAATTCGTTAAGTATACCCATTTAACAGAAAAAGCTTGAAAATCCGTCCCTGCACGGGTGCGACTGTGGATTGAAATGTAAAAATATTAGCAAAAGAAATAGATAAAAACTTTATTGGCATTACTGCAAGTAACAGTATGAAGATAACAAATAAATCAAAGCATTTTATATTATTGGTGATATGGCCGGCTGAGCAAAAACGTAATACTGTAATTATGTATTAGACGTGCTTCAGAATCCTGCAAAATTAGGTGATATTAGAAAGTTGAAGCATAAGAAAAGCCAAAGATTTATTGACGACTTGTTAACGCCTGCCGTTAATCATGATACTCAAGTGTTAATACAGGTTAAACCAACGACCGGAAGGAAGAAGTTTAAGTGATGATTATTACTGAGAAACAAAAAGAACTTGTGAAAAAATATTTGAAAAAGTCATATACTGATATTGATTTACTATTGACCGAATTAGATGATAAAATAACAGAAATTGGTTTTGATGAGAATTACGACATTAATGAAGAGGGCATATTATTGCAAAGATTATATGATGACCTCTACTATCAAAATTCTGAAATATAAATAAGCTCCGATAAATCGGGGCTTTTTTGCCGCACCATTGCAGGGGTGTGAATTGAAATCATAATATATTATAATATCAAGTTTAATTTATTTTTGTTGTTCACTACATGGGTTTGTGAATTGAAATCTCTTTCAGGACGTGTGTAAACGTTTTTTATTTTGCCGCCATCTACATGGATGAGTGAATTAAAATATTTATATAAAATTCTCCTTTATTAATGTAATATAAAAATATTATACAGATTAAAGTAAGTATTTTAGTTGATATTTTTTACGTTTGATGTTTTTACTTGCCTATAACGGTGATAAAACAGACGGCGGCAAGTACCGCTCTTTGTTATTGTTCCGGAGCTGGCTAACATTAGTCAATTCTTTTGCTTTGTTGGCAATATCACCAATGAATTCCCTATCTTTAGCCGCACCCGTGTAGGTTCGTAAACTGAAAAATTCATACCTAAAATAACACGGTTAAAAGCTTTGTGATGATGTGGATTAAAATAATATTGCAATAATATATATTGTATAAAAGACAATCCGCATCTGCCCGGGATACTTGAGTTGAAATAAATTTAATCAAACTTGTTCACTCAATCAAATTCTGCCCTGTCGCACAAATTTATGCGAATTAATATACACAATATCAGAAATAAAAAATCATCAATCCAAACTGTGTGCGTTAATCTGAATTTTTTATATCCCCAAATTGCTTAACACTTCAAACAGCCGTTTATATATAAGATTGAAATGAAACACAATTAAAAAGTCCTACAAATATATCACTCACGGCTACCGTAGATTTACTTGCAGTATATCGCTAACATAAATCTATTACAACACCCCCATATAATTTATAAACATCTATTTTTCATTTTAATACGGCTGTCAATTTTTTTAATTCACGCTTATAAAGAAGTGCATACTAAGATAACCCCTTCGCATTTGGGAGTGTTGTTTAAGTTAAATTTTGCAGTCTAACCAACTTAAAACAATAAATAACTACGGATATATCCTCAGATTATACGACTAATACCCATTTTATCAATAAATACAATATCATAATATGAACTGACACAATAAAGCAGATACTAAAATTTAAAACAGCAGATATGTCAATCAAATGTCATCTGTCGCAAACTTTGAAAATCAGTAAATTAAAAATATGATTTATAACAAAAAATTTGAAATAATTATAGGATATAGTTGGATATTTGATATACCATGATAAGATTGTAAAGATTCAGATATACAGATACAAAAGCAATTATATATAAAGAAGTTAATAAAAAAATTACCGCCTATAAAAACGGTAATCTTGAAAACACGGCAAAGCACAAAATATTATTGATAAAATTGCAATTCTAAACAATTTAAATATCTTGCATTTCATTCGGCAATTTCAGGGCTCCTGCAAAACCGCAGGTTTTGTAAAAAAATGAGAAGCGGCGGAACGGACAATTGTTTTTTTGCATAAAAAAATCGGAGCAAGCAAACTTACCCCGATAATATTGGAGGCGCCACCCAGATTTGAACTGGGGAATAAAGCTGTTGCAGAGCTCTGCCTTACCACTTGGCTATGGCGCCTTATTTAATTATATTTTTGTATTCTATAATTATGCACACATTTTAAAATTTTTATCCTGCTTTAATAATTATGATAAAAGACGCAAAAATATGCGTCTTTTATCAGTTGGAGCGGAAGACGAGATTCGAACTCGCGACGTTCACCTTGGCAAGGTGACGCTCTACCACTGAGCCACTCCCGCAAAAAATGGTGCCTCCGGGCGGAATCGAACCACCGACACGGGGATTTTCAGTCCCCTGCTCTA is from Monoglobus pectinilyticus and encodes:
- the dapA gene encoding 4-hydroxy-tetrahydrodipicolinate synthase, yielding MKEPIFTGSAVAIVTPFTETGVDFDKLEELIEFHIANQTDCIVICGTTGESSTMPDEEHKSVIKFTAEKVNKRIPVIAGTGSNDTAHAIELSKYAESVGADGLLIVTPYYNKTTQKGLYLHTKAIADSVNIPIVLYNIPGRTGGLSFSLDTLKELAKIPNINAIKEATGNLSFVANIAAETDLNIYSGNDDIIVPVMSLGGKGVISVVANILPKETHDICKLYETGETEKSKELFLSLIKLINTLFIEVNPIPVKTAMNCLGYKVGPLRMPLCDMSDKNLETLKNVLKENNVKCLL
- the dapB gene encoding 4-hydroxy-tetrahydrodipicolinate reductase encodes the protein MTNILLSGANGNMGRAVTRTVENNDKVKITAGYDINTVKNSDFPVYDNLDEVKEPFDVIIDFSHPSVFDSILEFSVKTKTPAVICTTGLSGEQISKMKAASKKAPIFFSANMSLGVNLLIDLVCKAAKLLDGSFDIEIIEKHHNQKLDAPSGTALAIADAISDAVSFDTEYIYDRHNVRKKRDKSEIGIHAVRGGTIVGEHDVIFAGNDEIIEIKHSASSKEVFAVGAVKAAVFMKGKPCGMYDMKDLIEQS
- a CDS encoding ACT domain-containing protein, whose amino-acid sequence is MIKTITDIEFFPEVAIVTLNNIPNTPSSIANILSVIAENGISIDMISQTEPYKDKINLSFTLSQDDLSEVIGLTGKFKSLAPSIKADINGNNTKILLSGDGMRSESGVAAELFSLFAKENIRVKLITTAETEISCLIDIKDVEAAKKILL
- a CDS encoding IS110 family RNA-guided transposase yields the protein MIFVGIDVAKDKHDCFICNSDGEVLFNAFTIQNTIEGFNSLYQRIESVSKDFNKVKVGLEATGHYSYNLLGYLLDKGLTTFVINPLNTNLFRKSLSLRKTKTDKIDAHTIAMMLMSNVDLKSYSDILYHNEELKSLTRYRFYKVSERAKLKTTVSRLVNILFPELEKLVPSLHIKSVYTMLSEFPSAHHIAEAHLTKLTNLLHTASRGRYGKDTAIGFREAAKNSIGSDMPAKSLELKHTIKLIQELTAEIEEIEAEIKHIMDNINTPILSIPGISYTMGAMIVAEIGDFSKFSSPDKILAYSGMSPSTYQSGQITNSYSHMEKRGSRYLRYALYNAAKYVCHWDETFKNYLAKKRTEGKHYNVAISHAVKKLVRVIYHLQKTGQSYQAV
- a CDS encoding DUF4373 domain-containing protein gives rise to the protein MGKEAFDFFPLDVHLSDKMELIEAEFGLIGFAVIVKLWMRIYGSRGYYCEFDEEVALMFSHKTGVGVNAVSEILNAAFKRGIFDRTLYEKYKILTSKGIQERCMKMCSRRKRFEVEKKYLLISVPDSFENVYIKGENVNISEENVYIFTQSKIKERKESKVNKSKVNDVPEAEECKELKHKYGKYNNVLLTEEEIKQLREKLPKDWEKWIETFSEGLELKGYKYNNHYLAILQWEERSGQKKDDMRNSKFNNYKDTNKTDYASIEKKILADMYGL